One Thalassospira marina DNA window includes the following coding sequences:
- a CDS encoding Hsp20/alpha crystallin family protein, whose translation MTGLSNVNGVSRRLVNAPAFGDPFGVFSRDIDRVLGSFLPRAAFRTAVGRGESGAAEGQETAKILNPRIDVHESDTAIELSAELPGVEQQDVDVSVLEGVLTIKGEKKSARESDEGARVVERSYGSFIRSFRLPDTVDADNISAAFKNGVLTLSLPKVAEQKPEPRKITVAGA comes from the coding sequence ATGACTGGTCTTTCGAATGTTAATGGTGTTTCCCGTCGTCTCGTAAATGCTCCGGCATTTGGCGATCCTTTTGGCGTGTTTTCCCGCGATATTGACCGCGTGCTGGGTTCATTCCTGCCGCGTGCTGCATTCCGTACAGCAGTTGGTCGTGGTGAATCTGGTGCCGCAGAAGGGCAGGAAACTGCAAAAATCCTTAATCCCCGTATCGATGTTCATGAAAGCGACACCGCAATCGAGCTAAGTGCTGAATTGCCGGGTGTTGAACAGCAGGATGTGGATGTTTCCGTCCTTGAAGGTGTTCTGACCATCAAGGGTGAAAAGAAATCAGCCCGTGAAAGCGATGAAGGTGCGCGCGTTGTTGAGCGCAGCTATGGCAGTTTCATCCGGTCTTTCCGTTTGCCTGATACCGTTGATGCCGACAACATTTCGGCGGCGTTTAAAAACGGTGTTCTGACACTTTCGCTGCCAAAAGTTGCAGAACAGAAGCCGGAGCCGCGTAAAATTACCGTTGCCGGTGCCTGA
- a CDS encoding tetratricopeptide repeat protein: MLMLVGVVGGFATMADITSARADYKEGYLAYKAGNYKSALQQWQDVANSDPRAAYALGLIYYRGKVGRTDYDSAAKWFGVAARANHPNALYYMGLLYLNGWGVSYDQFKATDFFKRSLDANGDNADAAFLLAEQYMHGRGAMQNYVDAARYYLKAAQMGMPAGQYMIGAMYERGWGVNPDLSEAYYWLRLSALKPINTPPGTELEADPGKAIALLEQKLRPEEIRRVEDRLGTSIH, from the coding sequence ATGCTGATGCTTGTCGGTGTTGTTGGCGGTTTCGCCACAATGGCCGACATCACCAGCGCCCGGGCAGATTACAAGGAAGGTTACCTTGCCTATAAGGCGGGTAATTACAAAAGCGCGCTTCAACAATGGCAGGACGTCGCCAATAGCGACCCGCGTGCAGCCTATGCACTGGGGCTGATTTATTATCGCGGCAAAGTCGGCCGCACGGATTACGACAGTGCTGCAAAATGGTTTGGCGTGGCGGCCCGGGCCAATCACCCCAATGCCCTTTATTATATGGGGCTGCTATATCTTAATGGCTGGGGCGTTTCCTATGACCAGTTCAAAGCCACAGATTTTTTCAAACGTTCGCTGGATGCCAATGGTGATAATGCCGATGCCGCCTTCCTGCTGGCCGAACAATACATGCATGGCCGGGGTGCGATGCAAAATTATGTCGACGCGGCGCGCTATTACCTGAAAGCAGCCCAAATGGGCATGCCCGCCGGGCAATATATGATCGGGGCCATGTATGAACGCGGCTGGGGTGTTAACCCTGACCTGTCAGAAGCCTATTACTGGCTGCGCCTTTCAGCCCTGAAACCAATCAACACCCCACCAGGAACCGAGCTTGAGGCAGATCCCGGCAAGGCGATTGCCCTGTTGGAACAAAAACTGCGCCCCGAGGAAATCCGCCGGGTAGAAGACCGGCTGGGCACCAGCATTCACTGA
- a CDS encoding DUF2794 domain-containing protein encodes MGTLLNLAQYRKGKTFVHFNRAELQKLMNIYSRQVAGGAWRDYAIDQLDGMAMFSMFRSTHESPLFAVIKLPADQKNAGQYLALHSGVKIKQSSQLETILEAIEKRASKVVPLFKNR; translated from the coding sequence ATGGGAACACTTCTGAATCTGGCGCAATACCGCAAAGGTAAAACTTTCGTCCATTTCAATCGGGCCGAACTTCAAAAACTGATGAATATCTATTCCCGGCAGGTGGCGGGTGGTGCGTGGCGTGATTACGCAATCGACCAACTTGATGGCATGGCCATGTTTTCCATGTTTCGATCCACTCACGAAAGTCCACTTTTCGCCGTGATCAAACTGCCCGCTGACCAAAAAAATGCCGGGCAATATCTTGCCCTTCACAGCGGCGTTAAAATCAAACAAAGTTCACAGCTTGAAACCATCCTGGAGGCGATTGAAAAACGCGCCAGCAAGGTGGTTCCGCTGTTTAAAAACCGCTAA
- a CDS encoding PLP-dependent cysteine synthase family protein, which produces MSQDRQWVADAIARIEADFTRSADTHLIKLDLPQLGDIGLYLKDESTHPSGSLKHRLARSLFLYGLCNGWITKGTPIIEASSGSTAVSEAYFARLLGLRFIAVMPKTTSPQKIAKITFYGGECHLVDNGSMIYDESHRLARELNGHYMDQFTYAERATDWRGNNNIAESIFEQLAREPHPTPRWIVVGAGTGGTSSTIGRFIRYGKVLSNGCELCVADPENSVFYDAYATGDVSITGTCGSRVEGIGRPRVEPSFNPTVVDHMMRIPDAGSFAALQYLEKHLGRRCGGSTGTNLVATLALISEMKQAGETGSVVTLLCDGGDRYSDTYYNPQWITDQGIDLAPWQAAFDRFDETGIFDMKLQRHSA; this is translated from the coding sequence ATGTCGCAGGATCGCCAATGGGTGGCCGATGCCATCGCCCGGATCGAAGCCGATTTCACCCGCTCCGCCGATACCCACCTGATCAAGCTTGATCTGCCACAGCTTGGCGATATCGGTCTGTATCTGAAGGATGAATCAACACATCCCAGCGGCAGCCTGAAACATCGTCTGGCGCGGTCGCTGTTTTTATATGGCCTGTGCAATGGCTGGATCACCAAGGGCACGCCCATCATTGAGGCATCAAGTGGCTCAACAGCCGTGTCCGAGGCCTATTTCGCCCGCCTGCTGGGCCTACGTTTTATTGCCGTGATGCCCAAAACCACATCACCGCAGAAGATTGCCAAAATAACCTTTTATGGCGGTGAATGCCACCTGGTTGATAATGGCAGCATGATCTATGACGAATCCCATCGTCTGGCGCGCGAACTGAACGGCCATTACATGGACCAGTTCACCTATGCCGAACGCGCAACCGACTGGCGCGGCAATAACAATATCGCCGAAAGCATCTTTGAACAGCTTGCCCGCGAACCCCACCCCACCCCACGCTGGATCGTTGTTGGGGCCGGCACCGGCGGCACATCGTCAACCATTGGCCGCTTCATCCGCTATGGCAAGGTATTGTCAAATGGCTGCGAATTATGCGTTGCCGACCCGGAAAATTCCGTTTTCTACGATGCCTACGCAACAGGCGATGTCTCCATCACCGGCACATGTGGCTCACGGGTTGAGGGTATTGGCCGCCCGCGGGTTGAACCCAGCTTCAACCCCACTGTGGTTGACCATATGATGCGCATTCCCGATGCGGGCAGCTTTGCCGCCCTGCAATATCTGGAAAAACACCTTGGCCGCCGCTGTGGCGGGTCTACCGGCACCAATCTGGTGGCGACTCTGGCACTGATCAGCGAAATGAAACAGGCTGGCGAAACCGGATCGGTTGTTACCCTGCTTTGCGATGGCGGGGATCGCTACAGCGACACCTATTATAACCCGCAATGGATCACCGATCAGGGCATTGACCTTGCCCCCTGGCAGGCAGCCTTTGACCGTTTTGATGAAACCGGCATTTTCGATATGAAGCTGCAACGCCACAGCGCCTGA
- a CDS encoding DUF3817 domain-containing protein, translated as MMPGRMLRIGAMAEAVTLLLLVGIAVPLKHLAGIEEATRLMGPIHGVAFLFFAWLVIRARFEGLIDGAALGRLMIGAFIPFGGFVNERWLRTSLDQGKGQ; from the coding sequence ATGATGCCAGGGCGGATGTTGCGCATTGGCGCGATGGCAGAGGCAGTGACGCTGTTATTGCTGGTGGGGATTGCCGTGCCGTTAAAGCATTTGGCGGGGATTGAAGAAGCAACCCGTTTGATGGGGCCAATCCATGGGGTGGCGTTTCTGTTTTTTGCCTGGCTGGTCATTCGTGCCCGGTTTGAAGGGCTGATTGATGGCGCTGCGCTGGGACGGTTGATGATTGGTGCCTTCATCCCGTTTGGCGGCTTTGTAAATGAACGCTGGTTGCGCACATCGCTTGATCAGGGGAAGGGGCAGTGA
- a CDS encoding ribonucleotide-diphosphate reductase subunit beta produces the protein MTEEKTMDLLTENPVYKPFRYPWAYEAWLTQQQIHWLPEEVPLADDVKDWNHTITDAERNLLTQIFRFFTQSDIEVNNCYMRHYTRVFKPTEVQMMLAAFSNMETIHVAAYSHLLDTIGMPEAEYEAFFQYKEMKDKYDYMQIWGIAPEDEYTDERGDLRLTEDGMRKMAKTLAVFGAFTEGLQLFASFAMLMNFPRFNKMKGMGQIVTWSVRDESLHCESVIRLFKTFTRENPQIWDDAMRADLLEACQTIVTHEDAFIDLAFEAGAVEGLTPDDIKKYIRYIADRRLTQLGLEPTYHIEDNPLPWMDAMLNAVEHTNFFENRATEYSKAATRGTWDEAFS, from the coding sequence ATGACTGAAGAAAAAACCATGGACCTTCTGACCGAAAACCCGGTCTACAAGCCATTTCGTTATCCTTGGGCCTATGAAGCCTGGCTGACCCAGCAGCAGATTCACTGGCTGCCGGAAGAAGTGCCGCTGGCCGATGATGTCAAGGATTGGAACCACACGATTACCGATGCGGAACGGAACCTGCTGACGCAGATTTTCCGTTTCTTTACCCAGTCGGATATCGAGGTGAATAACTGCTATATGCGGCATTACACCCGTGTGTTCAAACCGACCGAAGTACAGATGATGCTGGCGGCCTTCTCAAACATGGAAACCATCCATGTTGCGGCCTATTCGCACCTGCTTGATACCATCGGTATGCCCGAGGCAGAGTATGAAGCCTTCTTCCAGTACAAGGAAATGAAGGACAAATACGATTACATGCAGATTTGGGGTATCGCCCCTGAAGACGAATATACCGACGAACGCGGTGATTTGCGCCTGACCGAAGACGGCATGCGCAAAATGGCAAAGACGCTTGCTGTGTTTGGTGCCTTTACCGAAGGCCTCCAGCTTTTTGCATCCTTTGCCATGCTGATGAACTTTCCGCGCTTTAACAAGATGAAGGGCATGGGCCAGATCGTGACATGGTCGGTGCGTGATGAAAGCCTTCATTGCGAAAGCGTCATTCGCCTGTTCAAGACCTTTACCCGCGAAAATCCGCAAATCTGGGATGATGCGATGCGGGCGGATTTGCTGGAAGCCTGCCAGACCATCGTGACCCACGAAGATGCCTTTATTGATCTGGCGTTTGAGGCGGGTGCCGTTGAAGGTCTGACGCCGGATGATATCAAAAAGTATATCCGCTATATTGCCGATCGCCGTTTGACCCAGTTGGGCTTGGAGCCGACCTACCACATCGAGGATAATCCGCTGCCGTGGATGGATGCGATGCTGAATGCGGTCGAGCACACCAACTTCTTTGAAAACCGCGCAACCGAATATTCCAAGGCAGCCACCCGTGGCACCTGGGACGAGGCATTCAGCTGA
- the fliN gene encoding flagellar motor switch protein FliN, protein MADSDKDPYEKRYGESEIGAAYDIPVRVSTVIGKSQIQVAQLMRLTRGAVLELDRKVGEPVDIYVNNRLVARGELVVVDDRLGVTITEVIKSGMVIETHH, encoded by the coding sequence ATGGCCGATAGTGACAAAGACCCTTACGAAAAACGCTATGGCGAAAGCGAAATTGGCGCGGCCTACGATATCCCGGTGCGTGTTTCGACCGTGATTGGCAAAAGCCAGATCCAGGTAGCGCAGCTGATGCGCCTGACCCGCGGTGCCGTGCTGGAGCTTGACCGCAAGGTAGGGGAGCCGGTTGATATTTATGTCAATAACCGGTTGGTGGCACGCGGTGAACTGGTGGTGGTTGATGACCGGCTGGGCGTGACAATTACAGAAGTGATCAAATCGGGCATGGTGATTGAAACCCACCATTAA
- a CDS encoding CopD family protein: MLYLLVKSAHILAIITWISGMVGVALFLSYPSACIAKPIAQWDRKVTSPAMMLAWVLGLALAYMGGWFGDGWLWAKLVAVFLLSGLHGALSGKLRRVGASDAPEGQNVTPFLAGLFGFVVVIVVLVVTKPF, encoded by the coding sequence ATGTTATATCTGCTGGTAAAATCGGCGCATATCCTGGCGATTATCACCTGGATATCGGGCATGGTAGGTGTGGCGCTGTTTTTGTCCTATCCATCGGCCTGTATTGCAAAGCCGATTGCCCAATGGGACCGCAAGGTTACATCACCGGCCATGATGCTGGCCTGGGTGCTGGGCCTGGCGTTGGCCTATATGGGCGGGTGGTTTGGTGATGGCTGGTTGTGGGCAAAGCTGGTGGCAGTGTTTTTACTGTCGGGTTTGCATGGGGCGCTGTCGGGGAAGTTGCGCCGTGTTGGCGCAAGTGATGCGCCCGAAGGACAAAATGTAACGCCATTTCTGGCCGGGCTGTTTGGCTTTGTCGTGGTTATTGTGGTGCTGGTGGTGACCAAACCATTTTAA
- a CDS encoding ribonucleoside-diphosphate reductase subunit alpha, whose protein sequence is MLDVVQHEKGARVIVDRTRDELLTDFGKAVLTDRYLMPGESYQDLFARVASYYGDDAGHAQRIYDYMSKHWFMPATPILSNGGTTRGLPISCFLNEADDNLSGIVDLWTENVWLAARGGGIGSYWGNLRSIGEKVGKNGKTSGVVPFIRVMDSLTLAISQGSLRRGSAAVYLPVSHPEIEEFAEMRRPTGGDPNRKTPNLHQGVAISDAFMRAVENDEEWALTSPKDGHVIRKVSARSLWIRLLTSRVETGEPYMLFIDTVNRAVPQHHKMAGLSVKTSNLCAEITLPTGRDQHGGDRTAVCCLSSLNLEHYLTWKDEPQFIEDVLRFLDNVLEDFIENAPDSMARAKYSAMRERSVGLGVMGFHSFLQSQGIPIEGVMSKVWNNQIFDHVQKQADAASEKLADERGSCPDAQEYGMKARFSNKTAIAPTASISIICGGASPGIEPMAANSYTHKTLSGSFNVRNKYLAQVLEEKGQNNEQIWTSITVHEGSVQHLDFLSDLEKDVFKTAFEIDQRWLIELAGDRASKIDQAQSLNIFLPSNVHKRDLHQIHFQAWKKGVKSLYYCRSKSIQRAEVVANVPRKEKAAELDIDAVLAAARAAGGALAAQDGGSQTEYEECLACQ, encoded by the coding sequence ATGCTAGATGTCGTGCAGCATGAAAAAGGCGCGCGGGTTATTGTTGACCGTACACGTGACGAATTGCTCACCGATTTTGGCAAGGCCGTCCTGACTGACCGTTATCTGATGCCCGGCGAAAGCTATCAGGACCTGTTTGCCCGTGTCGCCAGCTATTACGGCGATGATGCCGGTCATGCGCAGCGCATCTATGACTATATGTCAAAGCACTGGTTTATGCCGGCAACCCCGATTCTGTCGAATGGCGGTACTACCCGTGGCCTGCCGATTTCGTGCTTTCTGAACGAAGCAGACGATAATCTTTCCGGCATTGTTGATTTGTGGACGGAAAATGTATGGCTGGCGGCGCGCGGTGGCGGCATTGGTTCCTATTGGGGGAATTTGCGGTCCATCGGTGAAAAAGTTGGCAAAAACGGCAAAACATCCGGTGTTGTGCCCTTTATCCGGGTGATGGACAGCCTGACGCTGGCGATCAGCCAGGGGTCGCTGCGGCGTGGGTCGGCAGCGGTTTACCTGCCGGTCAGCCACCCGGAAATCGAAGAATTTGCCGAAATGCGTCGCCCGACCGGTGGTGACCCCAACCGTAAAACCCCGAACCTGCACCAGGGCGTTGCCATTTCGGACGCTTTTATGCGCGCCGTTGAAAATGACGAGGAATGGGCCCTGACATCGCCGAAAGATGGCCATGTCATTCGCAAGGTTTCGGCCCGTTCGCTCTGGATCCGCCTGCTGACCTCGCGCGTGGAAACCGGCGAGCCCTATATGCTGTTTATCGATACGGTAAACCGTGCGGTGCCGCAGCATCACAAAATGGCGGGGCTGAGCGTTAAAACATCGAACCTGTGTGCTGAAATCACGCTGCCGACTGGCCGTGACCAGCATGGCGGGGACCGCACGGCAGTTTGCTGCCTGTCATCGCTTAACCTTGAGCATTACCTGACCTGGAAGGACGAGCCGCAATTCATCGAAGATGTGCTGCGCTTCCTTGATAACGTTCTGGAAGATTTCATTGAAAATGCGCCAGACAGCATGGCTCGCGCGAAATATTCGGCAATGCGTGAACGGTCTGTCGGCCTGGGTGTGATGGGTTTCCATTCGTTCCTGCAGTCACAGGGCATTCCCATTGAAGGCGTGATGAGCAAGGTCTGGAACAACCAGATTTTTGATCATGTCCAAAAGCAGGCTGATGCGGCATCCGAAAAGCTGGCTGACGAGCGTGGTTCCTGCCCCGATGCGCAGGAATATGGCATGAAAGCACGTTTTTCCAACAAAACCGCGATTGCGCCGACGGCATCGATCTCGATCATTTGTGGCGGCGCGTCGCCGGGGATCGAACCGATGGCCGCCAATTCCTATACCCACAAGACGCTGTCGGGGTCGTTTAACGTGCGCAACAAGTATCTGGCACAGGTGCTTGAGGAAAAAGGCCAGAATAATGAACAGATTTGGACCTCGATCACGGTGCATGAAGGATCGGTCCAGCATCTTGATTTCCTGTCTGATCTGGAAAAGGACGTGTTTAAAACCGCGTTTGAAATTGACCAGCGCTGGCTGATCGAACTGGCCGGTGACCGTGCCTCGAAGATCGACCAGGCGCAGTCGCTGAACATTTTCCTGCCGTCAAACGTGCATAAGCGCGATTTGCACCAGATCCATTTCCAGGCATGGAAAAAAGGCGTGAAAAGCCTTTATTACTGCCGGTCGAAATCGATCCAGCGTGCCGAAGTCGTTGCCAATGTGCCGCGCAAGGAAAAGGCGGCCGAGCTTGACATCGACGCCGTTCTGGCCGCGGCCCGCGCTGCGGGCGGTGCCCTTGCCGCGCAGGACGGCGGATCGCAAACCGAATATGAAGAATGCCTTGCGTGCCAATAA
- a CDS encoding glucose/quinate/shikimate family membrane-bound PQQ-dependent dehydrogenase encodes MEQKMVNLLSVVVFALIGAVLAAGGAWLIVLGGSWYYAIAGIAFWVTSWLLHRRKPLVLWFYAIFLIGTLIWAMWEVGLDWWQLAPRGGVPVLLGLWLLTPWVRRGLASPSNGAATGKVPSTIGLSMAVVITIVAAVASMVSDSTAINGRLNDKVVAQNPDMGNKIPAGDWHQYGRTQYGQRYSPLDQINVKNVGDLREAWRYETGDVRQSEDVPETTYQVTPLKVGDTLYLCTPHSWAVAIDAKTGKEKWKFDPKVGMNSDRQHQTCRGVTYYADQNATADDHCAERVYLPTSDARLIALDAKDGSVCESFADNGTLHLEQNMPHKPSGYYYSTSPPVAVDGKIIIGGAVNDNYSTKEQSGVIRAFDIHTGELLWNWDSGNPTETEPLKEGEKYTTNSPNSWSVFSVDEELGMVYIPLGNQVPDQLGMNRSENVEKFSSSIVALSVKTGQVQWVRQTVHHDLWDMDVPAQPVLINISDEMGNETPALVGPTKQGDIYVLDRRTGEPLIKVREKAAPGGAIPEDHTAPTQPVSDLTFMPEKLTGHDMWGITLFDQLACRIAFHRLNYEGRYTPPSLQGSLIYPGNFGTFNWGSVAVDPKRQVMFGMPTYLAFTSKLIPRDEVPPQGSKKASEMGINQNEGAPYAVSMGPFLSPVGVPCQAPPWGYVAGADLRDGKIAYKHKNGTVYDMTPLPLKIKLGVPGIGGPMITGGGVAFLGAAVDDFFRAYDLTTGKQLWEARLPAGGQSTPMTYTTDDGIQYVVIVAGGHGSIGTKPGDYVMAYKLPDNNK; translated from the coding sequence ATGGAACAGAAGATGGTTAATCTGCTGAGCGTTGTCGTCTTTGCATTGATCGGTGCTGTGCTTGCCGCTGGCGGCGCATGGCTGATTGTGCTGGGCGGTAGCTGGTATTATGCCATTGCCGGGATCGCCTTTTGGGTGACGTCATGGCTGCTGCATCGCCGCAAGCCGCTGGTATTATGGTTTTATGCAATTTTCCTGATCGGCACCCTGATCTGGGCGATGTGGGAAGTTGGGCTGGACTGGTGGCAGTTGGCGCCGCGTGGCGGTGTGCCGGTGCTGCTTGGTTTGTGGCTGTTAACACCCTGGGTGCGTCGCGGGTTGGCAAGCCCGTCAAATGGGGCCGCGACAGGCAAAGTACCCAGCACAATCGGCCTTAGTATGGCGGTTGTTATCACGATCGTTGCGGCTGTTGCCTCGATGGTCAGTGATTCAACGGCGATTAATGGGCGCCTGAATGACAAGGTGGTGGCGCAAAACCCTGACATGGGAAACAAAATTCCCGCCGGGGACTGGCACCAGTATGGTCGCACGCAATATGGGCAGCGTTATTCGCCGCTTGATCAGATCAATGTTAAAAATGTCGGCGATCTGCGCGAAGCCTGGCGTTATGAAACAGGTGACGTTCGTCAGTCCGAAGACGTGCCGGAAACGACCTATCAGGTGACGCCGCTTAAGGTGGGCGATACCCTTTATCTATGCACCCCGCATAGTTGGGCCGTGGCGATTGATGCCAAAACCGGCAAGGAAAAATGGAAATTCGACCCCAAGGTTGGCATGAATTCCGATCGCCAGCATCAGACCTGCCGGGGTGTTACTTATTATGCTGATCAGAATGCCACGGCAGATGACCATTGTGCGGAACGGGTTTACCTGCCAACGTCAGATGCCCGTCTGATTGCGCTGGATGCCAAGGATGGCAGTGTTTGTGAAAGCTTTGCTGATAACGGCACGCTCCATCTTGAACAGAATATGCCCCACAAGCCATCGGGCTATTATTATTCGACATCACCGCCCGTTGCCGTTGATGGCAAAATCATTATTGGCGGTGCCGTGAATGACAATTATTCGACCAAGGAACAGTCGGGTGTCATCCGCGCCTTTGATATCCATACTGGTGAATTGCTGTGGAACTGGGATTCCGGTAACCCGACGGAAACCGAACCCTTAAAGGAAGGCGAAAAATACACAACCAATTCCCCCAATAGCTGGTCGGTCTTTTCCGTCGATGAAGAACTGGGCATGGTTTACATCCCGCTGGGCAACCAGGTGCCGGACCAGTTGGGCATGAATCGCAGCGAGAATGTCGAGAAGTTTTCATCCTCCATCGTGGCGCTAAGTGTGAAAACCGGGCAGGTTCAATGGGTACGTCAGACGGTGCATCATGACCTGTGGGATATGGATGTGCCCGCCCAGCCGGTTTTGATCAATATTTCCGACGAAATGGGCAACGAAACCCCGGCATTGGTCGGCCCGACCAAGCAGGGCGATATCTATGTGCTGGATCGTCGCACGGGTGAACCCTTGATCAAGGTACGGGAAAAGGCAGCACCCGGTGGTGCCATCCCCGAGGACCATACAGCCCCGACGCAGCCGGTTTCAGACCTGACCTTCATGCCGGAAAAACTGACCGGGCATGATATGTGGGGCATTACCCTGTTTGATCAGTTGGCTTGCCGCATTGCGTTTCACCGGTTGAACTATGAAGGGCGCTATACCCCGCCATCCCTGCAGGGATCGCTGATTTATCCGGGTAATTTCGGTACCTTTAACTGGGGCAGTGTCGCGGTGGACCCAAAACGCCAGGTGATGTTTGGCATGCCGACCTATCTGGCCTTTACCTCCAAATTAATCCCGCGTGATGAGGTGCCGCCACAGGGTTCCAAAAAAGCCAGTGAAATGGGCATCAACCAGAATGAAGGCGCACCTTACGCCGTTAGCATGGGTCCGTTCCTGTCACCGGTTGGTGTTCCCTGCCAGGCACCGCCCTGGGGTTATGTTGCCGGGGCCGATTTGCGCGATGGCAAAATTGCCTACAAGCATAAAAACGGCACTGTCTACGACATGACGCCCTTGCCCCTGAAAATCAAACTGGGTGTGCCAGGTATTGGCGGCCCGATGATTACGGGCGGTGGTGTGGCCTTTTTGGGTGCGGCCGTGGATGATTTTTTCCGCGCCTATGACCTGACAACCGGCAAGCAGCTGTGGGAGGCGCGCCTTCCTGCTGGTGGTCAATCTACCCCCATGACCTACACCACCGATGATGGCATACAATATGTTGTGATTGTTGCGGGTGGGCATGGCTCCATCGGTACCAAGCCGGGGGATTATGTGATGGCCTATAAATTGCCAGATAATAACAAATAG
- a CDS encoding helix-turn-helix transcriptional regulator — translation MNNRIAELRRVRGWSQADLAGLLDVSRQTVNAIEKQRYDPSLPLAFRIGRIFECRIEDVFFEAE, via the coding sequence TTGAATAACCGTATTGCCGAACTGCGCCGTGTGCGTGGCTGGTCCCAGGCTGATCTGGCGGGGTTGCTTGATGTGTCACGCCAGACGGTGAATGCCATTGAAAAGCAGCGCTATGACCCCAGTTTGCCGCTGGCATTCAGGATCGGCCGGATATTTGAATGTCGAATCGAAGACGTATTTTTCGAAGCGGAATAA
- a CDS encoding NADH:flavin oxidoreductase/NADH oxidase, with product MSKLFSSLALGQLNLQNRIIIAPMCQYSADNGKATDWHNIHLGNLALSGAGLLIIEATAVTPEGRISYGDLGLWDTETEEALGKALHAIRAHSPMPIGIQLAHAGRKASTAKPWDGGAALSPDDENGWQVVAPSAIPFIDGNPTPESLTVEGIEEIKQAFVDATHRAARLGLDVIELHGAHGYLVHQFLSPLSNQRDDQYGGSLENRMRFGLEIFEAVRDAFPSEKPVGFRISATDWVDGGWDLDQSLVFARELEKRGCDFIHVSSGGLHTEQKIPVGPNYQVPFADRIKAETSLPTIAVGLITEPEQAEAIIGTGQADAIALARGILYDPRWPWHAAAALGATIKAPSQYLRCQPRIYKELFE from the coding sequence ATGAGCAAACTTTTCTCATCACTGGCGCTGGGCCAGTTGAATTTGCAAAACCGCATCATCATTGCGCCCATGTGCCAATATAGCGCCGATAACGGCAAAGCGACCGACTGGCACAATATCCATCTGGGCAATCTGGCCCTTTCTGGTGCCGGACTTCTGATTATCGAGGCAACAGCCGTTACGCCAGAAGGCCGCATTTCCTATGGCGACCTTGGCCTGTGGGATACGGAAACCGAAGAGGCCCTTGGCAAAGCCCTTCATGCCATTCGCGCCCATTCCCCCATGCCGATTGGCATCCAGCTTGCCCATGCCGGGCGCAAAGCCAGCACTGCCAAACCCTGGGATGGCGGTGCAGCCCTGTCCCCCGATGATGAAAATGGCTGGCAGGTTGTAGCCCCGTCAGCCATCCCCTTTATCGATGGTAACCCCACCCCCGAAAGCCTGACCGTTGAAGGCATCGAAGAAATCAAACAGGCTTTTGTCGATGCCACGCATCGTGCCGCACGTTTGGGCCTTGATGTCATCGAACTGCACGGCGCACATGGTTATCTTGTGCATCAGTTCCTGTCGCCCCTGTCAAACCAGCGCGACGATCAATATGGCGGCAGCCTTGAAAACCGCATGCGTTTTGGCCTGGAAATTTTTGAAGCCGTTCGCGATGCCTTCCCATCAGAAAAGCCGGTGGGTTTTCGCATTTCCGCCACCGACTGGGTTGATGGGGGCTGGGACCTGGATCAAAGCCTGGTTTTTGCCCGCGAACTGGAAAAACGTGGCTGTGACTTTATCCATGTCAGTTCTGGTGGCCTGCATACCGAACAGAAAATCCCTGTCGGCCCGAACTATCAGGTCCCGTTTGCTGATCGCATCAAGGCGGAAACGAGCCTTCCCACCATTGCCGTTGGCCTGATTACCGAACCCGAACAGGCCGAAGCCATTATCGGCACCGGGCAGGCCGATGCCATCGCGCTTGCGCGGGGCATTCTGTATGATCCGCGCTGGCCATGGCATGCCGCGGCCGCACTGGGTGCCACTATCAAGGCCCCCAGCCAGTATCTGCGCTGCCAGCCCCGCATATACAAAGAACTGTTTGAATAA